A region from the Manihot esculenta cultivar AM560-2 chromosome 13, M.esculenta_v8, whole genome shotgun sequence genome encodes:
- the LOC122721519 gene encoding secreted RxLR effector protein 161-like, translating to MGVKPCSTPIIPNICLTKNDGDPYNDPKRYRRLVGKPNYLMVMTWPDIAFAVSIVSQFMSAPMLKHWTALEQILCYLKWTLRLGILYRDYGHIALECFSDADWAGFKSDRRSTICYCVFIGGNLVSWKSKKQNVIFRSSAELEYRVMAQSTCEILWINHLLKEVSMNVVSHAKL from the coding sequence ATGGGAGTTAAACCATGTAGCACACCAATTATTCCTAATATATGTCTTACAAAAAATGATGGAGACCCTTATAATGATCCAAAGAGGTACAGGAGGTTGGTTGGAAAGCCGAACTATCTTATGGTGATGACTTGGCCAGATATTGCTTTTGCAGTAAGCATTGTAAGCCAGTTTATGTCTGCACCTATGCTGAAACATTGGACCGCTCTAGAACAAATTCTATGTTATCTTAAATGGACTCTTAGACTCGGTATACTCTACAGAGATTATGGACATATTGCACTTGAGTGTTTTTCTGATGCCGACTGGGCAGGATTTaaaagtgatagaaggtcgACTATATGTTACTGTGTATTTATTGGAGGAAACCTAGTGtcttggaaaagtaagaagcaaaatgtgataTTCAGATCTAGTGCCGAGTTAGAATACAGAGTCATGGCTCAATCCACTTGTGAAATTCTATGGATAAATCATTTGCTAAAGGAAGTTAGTATGAATGTTGTGTCACACGCGAAACTTTAG